In Acholeplasma equirhinis, the following proteins share a genomic window:
- a CDS encoding M28 family peptidase, translated as MKTLAFFNTKKLPIIFLAVTLLLSLFVLYTPGASAKNDTTQFSAVRAQEHIEVISREPHSYYDRDAHEDVRQYLISTLSDYLGPFRVTEFNYTVDQVKTELEASYPSFDPDEVLYPVENVLGVLPGENPEGIMLVSHYDSRGHVGRTGEQGRSYGAMDDGYGVGTMLELAYLLKDSNPKNSIYFLFTDAEEVGLYGAIMAAAEQTLMDNVKFIINLESRGSHGPAYMFETSANNAKVIDLYRKANYPVTYSMATAVYELMPNFTDFTPLMETGKPGLNFAVLAGLDNYHTPFDRYEFINISSIQHMGSQIEPVIREFISDSKYIEDNYFTADSNQVFFTIFAGIMINYSQVFAIILAFLLLVLFGFVTFLKVKNQTLTKTTFTKTLFKGLLLFLLMVVVGLIYGYVVAFLGKVPFSVTYTRVSLTEIPTALLMIGLAVIMIKKFKSSNDDALYIGVMFNVLLTLVTTFTLEGASFLFAFTALFGLVAIFTNYIPNKLARQLVYGISYAFILFMLIPILYSFYNALTVGGTVVLTVLLTINGSVALPIINKQFVEE; from the coding sequence ATGAAAACCTTAGCATTTTTTAATACTAAAAAGTTACCGATTATCTTTTTAGCGGTTACTTTATTATTGTCTTTATTTGTTTTATACACACCAGGTGCATCAGCTAAAAATGACACGACTCAATTTAGTGCTGTACGTGCCCAAGAACATATTGAAGTAATTTCAAGAGAACCACATTCTTACTATGATCGTGATGCACACGAAGATGTAAGACAATATTTAATCTCAACTTTAAGTGACTATTTAGGTCCTTTTAGAGTGACTGAGTTTAATTATACAGTCGATCAAGTTAAAACAGAGCTAGAAGCTAGTTATCCATCATTTGATCCAGATGAAGTTTTATATCCAGTTGAAAACGTCCTAGGTGTTTTACCAGGTGAAAACCCAGAAGGTATTATGTTAGTATCTCACTATGACTCAAGAGGTCATGTTGGAAGAACTGGTGAACAAGGTCGTTCATACGGTGCAATGGATGATGGTTATGGTGTTGGTACCATGTTAGAACTTGCATATCTTTTAAAAGATAGCAATCCAAAGAACTCTATTTACTTCTTATTTACGGATGCAGAAGAGGTTGGACTCTATGGTGCAATCATGGCTGCAGCAGAACAAACATTAATGGATAATGTTAAATTCATTATTAATTTAGAGTCTCGTGGTAGTCATGGACCGGCTTATATGTTTGAAACATCTGCAAATAATGCAAAAGTTATTGATTTATACCGTAAAGCAAATTATCCAGTTACCTATTCAATGGCAACAGCAGTCTACGAGTTAATGCCTAACTTCACAGACTTTACACCACTCATGGAAACTGGTAAACCAGGTTTAAACTTTGCTGTACTTGCTGGACTTGATAATTACCATACACCTTTTGATCGATATGAATTTATAAATATCTCAAGTATTCAACATATGGGTTCTCAAATCGAACCAGTTATTAGAGAATTCATCAGTGATAGTAAATATATAGAAGATAATTACTTTACTGCAGATTCCAATCAAGTGTTCTTTACAATCTTTGCTGGTATTATGATTAATTACTCGCAAGTTTTCGCAATCATTCTTGCGTTCCTATTACTTGTATTATTTGGATTTGTAACCTTCTTAAAGGTTAAAAATCAAACATTAACCAAAACAACCTTTACAAAGACCTTATTTAAAGGGTTATTGTTATTCTTATTGATGGTTGTCGTTGGTCTAATTTATGGATATGTTGTTGCATTCCTTGGTAAAGTGCCATTTAGTGTGACTTACACTAGAGTATCATTAACTGAAATACCAACAGCACTATTGATGATAGGACTTGCAGTCATTATGATTAAGAAATTTAAATCATCAAATGATGATGCTTTATATATTGGTGTTATGTTTAATGTCTTATTAACATTAGTGACAACATTTACACTAGAAGGTGCATCATTCTTATTCGCTTTTACTGCACTGTTTGGATTAGTTGCAATATTTACAAACTATATTCCAAATAAACTAGCAAGACAGTTAGTATATGGTATATCATACGCATTTATTCTATTTATGTTAATCCCAATTCTTTATTCATTCTATAATGCATTAACAGTAGGTGGAACAGTTGTTTTAACAGTCTTATTAACAATAAATGGTTCAGTAGCTTTACCAATCATTAATAAACAATTTGTAGAAGAATAA
- a CDS encoding reverse transcriptase domain-containing protein, whose translation MKNNINNIVMSAYNKFKFRVYYDNNLTLYKKQLIEFESKNLNSKLEKLSKFYENDLQDDNYQTYLMDRINFFPFYKKIDEKNNLELNYMINAPIEIHILDTIWTILISKKLPFHSNKSLTYANRIDVNRLFKSKKTKEIDWESNYLFEPYSNGYNLWVDNTVNEIKDSLTKKSQITLITADFKRYFYNVINPFDCLNEIIKKSDSKIKAITTFLNKLYTTYTKSVDLITNNIVHSDQILPIGLSSSKILSNLYLDSFDRHIKAQPNVLFYGRYVDDVMVIFDGNVNESEYMRAVKSFIAENNMIIELNTEKTKSFIYDQSNYAIEMKKFKLFLEEKNNNGYYGQDSEEDQSFRMYIRFEKKRLSNDYSEYSKIKEIHLKNLPLSTSLIYMNYIFNDVVYDNITINQIYLKIKSYLMDTSITKSTLWKEIFQWLHIYGDNEKFNEISNLIDQLIKSRYALSLVNVRTKKIRLVKSKLSKSYQEIKLISIAYSEFKINGNTTISKVRENLIKCKLFRRKNLIEDLIKNFDNLNEFDLNKNLTDYYKNNLSFVHLSDLMLYDQLVNIFTGRLKPLKDTINDYKKVNKKYDDEQILIETSESNGYQYTQIKTNVSEKNQNFVVGQPHIKIPYEESEILKNFDFKPTFDETVKFIEWFIMAKHDDAKLIVFPELYVYRNWINILIQLSRLLQINVTFGLQPTIVSNQYFNILISTYSYVDGKKHRNLFVTARQKNTYAYREKEWCKSQGIICKDPSKTTNFIVKNKSVWFADYVCFEVTDIWMRSLFKNLADLIVIPMLNHDTRYFDNIIQSLSRDLSCIVITSNSASWGNSSIILPKSSNMNVLTEFKGGKNYFVTSAIPIYELIKYNSNPGLYNGTDGKMFKLHSANYKQKKYMIKA comes from the coding sequence ATGAAAAATAATATCAATAATATTGTAATGAGTGCATACAATAAATTTAAATTTAGAGTTTACTATGATAACAACTTGACCTTGTATAAAAAACAGTTAATAGAATTTGAAAGTAAAAATCTAAACAGTAAATTAGAAAAACTTTCCAAATTTTATGAAAATGATTTGCAAGATGACAATTATCAAACGTATTTAATGGATCGAATCAACTTTTTCCCGTTTTATAAAAAGATTGATGAAAAAAATAATTTAGAACTAAATTACATGATTAATGCTCCTATTGAAATTCATATATTAGATACCATTTGGACGATATTAATTTCAAAAAAATTACCATTTCATTCAAACAAATCCTTAACCTATGCGAATAGAATAGATGTGAATAGGTTATTTAAATCTAAGAAAACAAAAGAAATAGATTGGGAAAGTAATTATTTGTTTGAACCTTATTCAAATGGATATAATCTATGGGTAGATAATACAGTTAATGAAATTAAAGATTCATTAACTAAGAAAAGCCAAATAACGTTAATAACTGCTGATTTTAAGAGATATTTTTATAATGTGATTAATCCGTTTGACTGTTTAAATGAAATAATAAAAAAAAGTGATTCAAAAATAAAAGCAATAACAACTTTTCTCAATAAGTTGTATACCACGTATACTAAATCAGTAGATTTAATAACCAATAACATAGTGCACAGTGATCAAATTCTACCAATTGGGTTATCATCATCAAAAATATTATCAAATCTATATTTAGATTCATTTGATCGTCATATTAAAGCTCAACCAAATGTATTATTCTACGGAAGGTATGTTGATGATGTGATGGTTATTTTTGATGGAAATGTAAATGAAAGTGAGTACATGAGGGCCGTTAAATCATTTATCGCTGAAAACAATATGATAATTGAATTAAACACAGAAAAAACTAAATCTTTCATATATGACCAAAGTAACTATGCAATTGAGATGAAAAAATTTAAGTTGTTTTTGGAAGAAAAAAACAACAATGGCTATTATGGACAAGACTCTGAAGAAGATCAATCCTTTAGAATGTATATAAGATTTGAGAAAAAAAGATTATCAAATGATTATTCTGAATACTCAAAAATAAAGGAGATTCATTTAAAAAACTTACCCTTATCAACAAGTTTGATTTATATGAATTATATCTTTAATGATGTTGTCTATGATAACATTACAATTAATCAAATCTATTTAAAGATAAAATCATATTTGATGGATACAAGTATAACGAAAAGTACTTTATGGAAGGAGATTTTTCAATGGCTTCATATCTATGGGGACAATGAAAAATTTAATGAAATAAGTAATTTAATTGATCAACTGATCAAATCAAGATATGCATTATCACTTGTAAATGTAAGAACCAAGAAAATTCGTCTTGTTAAGTCGAAACTTTCAAAGTCCTACCAAGAAATCAAATTAATTTCGATTGCATATTCAGAATTCAAAATAAATGGAAACACAACTATAAGTAAAGTAAGGGAAAATTTAATTAAATGCAAATTATTTAGACGAAAAAATCTCATTGAAGATTTAATTAAAAATTTTGATAATCTAAACGAATTTGATTTGAATAAAAATCTAACGGATTATTATAAAAATAATTTAAGTTTTGTCCATTTAAGTGATCTTATGCTCTATGATCAATTAGTTAATATCTTCACTGGAAGATTAAAGCCTTTGAAAGATACAATCAATGATTACAAAAAAGTAAATAAAAAATATGATGATGAACAAATCCTTATAGAGACAAGTGAAAGTAATGGTTATCAGTATACTCAGATTAAAACTAATGTAAGTGAAAAAAATCAAAATTTTGTAGTTGGTCAACCACATATAAAAATTCCATATGAAGAATCAGAGATATTAAAAAATTTTGATTTTAAACCTACTTTTGATGAGACTGTTAAATTTATTGAGTGGTTTATTATGGCAAAACATGACGATGCAAAACTTATTGTATTTCCAGAATTGTATGTATATCGAAATTGGATAAATATTTTGATTCAATTATCTAGATTATTGCAAATCAATGTTACATTTGGACTTCAACCAACTATAGTTTCAAATCAATACTTCAACATTTTGATTTCAACATATTCATATGTAGATGGTAAAAAACATAGAAATTTATTTGTTACCGCAAGACAAAAAAACACATATGCTTATCGTGAAAAAGAGTGGTGTAAGTCTCAAGGTATTATCTGTAAAGATCCTAGTAAAACAACTAACTTTATAGTTAAAAATAAGTCAGTATGGTTTGCTGATTATGTTTGTTTTGAAGTGACTGATATTTGGATGAGATCATTGTTTAAAAATTTAGCTGATTTAATTGTTATACCAATGTTAAATCATGATACTCGTTACTTTGATAACATTATCCAATCTTTAAGTCGTGATTTATCATGTATAGTAATTACATCTAATTCTGCTTCATGGGGAAATTCAAGTATCATCTTACCTAAATCTTCAAATATGAACGTTTTAACTGAGTTTAAAGGTGGTAAAAATTATTTTGTTACCAGTGCAATTCCAATCTATGAATTAATAAAGTATAACTCAAATCCGGGATTATATAATGGTACAGATGGAAAAATGTTCAAACTACACTCAGCAAATTATAAACAGAAAAAATACATGATAAAAGCTTAG